The Devosia sp. YIM 151766 genome includes a region encoding these proteins:
- a CDS encoding ATP-binding cassette domain-containing protein, with protein sequence MLVADDLIFAYPDQAPYHFSLEASPGEITAISGISGSGKSTLLDLVAGFQRPVSGVLTLDGADLLPLPPETRPVSLLLQADNLFDHLSAADNVRLGLPKSTGRAEGRDRIAAALAEVGLSGFADQLASTLSGGQKQRVALARTLLRNRAVLLLDEPFSALDDETRKTIRDLVGDLTRRHGWHTILVSHHADDIAALADRHYRIADGRLERV encoded by the coding sequence ATGCTGGTCGCCGATGATCTGATCTTCGCCTATCCGGACCAGGCGCCCTATCACTTCTCGCTTGAGGCAAGTCCTGGAGAAATAACGGCAATTTCCGGCATAAGCGGGTCGGGCAAATCGACCTTGCTCGATCTCGTCGCCGGTTTCCAGCGGCCGGTCAGCGGTGTGCTGACGCTGGACGGCGCCGACCTGTTGCCGCTGCCGCCCGAGACGCGGCCGGTATCGCTGCTGCTCCAGGCCGACAATCTTTTCGACCATCTGTCCGCCGCCGACAATGTCCGGCTCGGTCTGCCGAAAAGCACCGGCCGGGCCGAAGGCCGCGACCGCATCGCCGCGGCCCTGGCCGAAGTCGGCCTGTCCGGCTTTGCCGACCAGCTTGCCTCCACCCTGTCCGGCGGCCAGAAACAGCGGGTGGCGCTGGCGCGGACGCTCCTGCGCAATCGCGCCGTGCTGCTGCTCGACGAGCCGTTCTCGGCGCTGGATGACGAGACGCGCAAGACGATCCGTGACCTGGTCGGCGACCTGACGCGCCGCCATGGCTGGCACACCATTCTGGTGAGTCATCATGCCGACGACATCGCCGCCCTGGCCGACCGGCATTACCGCATTGCCGACGGGCGGCTGGAGCGCGTCTGA
- the serA gene encoding phosphoglycerate dehydrogenase — MPKVLVSDKLSPTAVQIFKDNGVEVDYLPDLGKDKDKLLEVIGQYDGLAIRSATKVTEKILAAATNLKVIGRAGIGVDNVDIPAATKKGIIVMNTPFGNSITTAEHAIAMMMALARQLPEADASTRASKWEKNRFMGVEVTNKILGLIGAGNIGSIVADRAQGLKMKVIAFDPFLTPERAQTLGIEKVELDDLLGRADFITLHTPLIDATRNILNAENLAKTKKGVRIVNCARGGLIDEDALYAALKSGQVAGAALDVFLTEPAENNPLFELPNVICTPHLGASTKEAQENVALQVAEQISAYLMTGEITNALNFPSISAEEAPIITPWVKLAEALGSFAGQLTETAISGIKIEFEGTPANLNIRPMIAAAINGVLKPSLGDVNMVSAPQVAKDRGIVVETTTRDQQGAYEGYIRLTVTTERQTRGIAGTLFVNGKPRIIQVKEINMEAELTPSMLYVTNEDKPGHIGRLGTLLGTLGINIANFNLGRAEIGGDAIALVSIDGALSEDQLTQIAQLEGVKQAKALKF; from the coding sequence ATGCCCAAGGTTCTCGTTTCCGACAAGCTCAGCCCCACCGCCGTCCAGATCTTCAAGGACAATGGCGTCGAGGTCGATTACCTGCCCGATCTGGGCAAGGACAAGGATAAGCTGCTCGAAGTCATCGGCCAATATGACGGCCTGGCCATCCGCTCGGCCACCAAGGTGACGGAAAAAATCCTTGCCGCCGCGACCAATCTCAAGGTCATCGGCCGCGCCGGCATCGGTGTCGACAATGTCGACATCCCCGCCGCGACCAAGAAGGGCATCATCGTGATGAACACGCCCTTCGGCAATTCGATCACCACGGCCGAGCACGCCATCGCCATGATGATGGCCCTGGCCCGCCAATTGCCCGAAGCCGATGCCTCGACCCGCGCCAGCAAGTGGGAGAAGAACCGCTTCATGGGCGTCGAGGTCACCAACAAGATTCTCGGCCTGATCGGGGCGGGCAATATCGGCTCGATCGTCGCCGACCGGGCCCAGGGCCTCAAGATGAAGGTCATTGCCTTCGACCCCTTTCTGACGCCGGAACGGGCCCAGACCCTGGGCATCGAAAAGGTCGAACTCGACGACCTGCTCGGCCGCGCCGATTTCATCACCCTGCACACGCCACTGATCGACGCGACCCGCAACATTCTCAACGCAGAAAACCTGGCCAAGACCAAGAAGGGCGTACGCATCGTCAATTGCGCCCGCGGCGGCCTGATCGATGAAGATGCGCTCTATGCGGCGCTGAAGTCCGGCCAGGTGGCCGGGGCCGCGCTCGACGTGTTCCTGACCGAGCCGGCCGAGAACAACCCATTGTTCGAACTGCCCAATGTCATCTGCACGCCGCATCTGGGCGCCTCGACAAAGGAAGCGCAGGAAAACGTCGCCCTGCAGGTGGCCGAGCAGATTTCGGCCTATCTGATGACCGGCGAGATCACCAATGCGCTCAACTTCCCGTCCATTTCGGCCGAGGAAGCCCCCATCATCACCCCCTGGGTGAAGCTGGCCGAAGCCCTGGGCTCCTTTGCCGGCCAGCTCACCGAAACGGCGATCAGCGGCATCAAGATCGAGTTCGAGGGAACCCCGGCCAACCTCAATATCCGCCCGATGATCGCCGCCGCCATCAACGGGGTGCTGAAGCCGTCGCTGGGCGATGTCAACATGGTCTCGGCACCGCAGGTCGCCAAGGATCGCGGCATCGTGGTCGAGACCACGACACGCGACCAGCAGGGCGCCTATGAGGGCTATATCCGCCTGACCGTGACCACCGAGCGCCAGACCCGGGGCATTGCCGGCACGCTGTTCGTCAACGGCAAGCCGCGCATCATCCAGGTCAAGGAGATCAATATGGAGGCCGAACTGACGCCCTCCATGCTTTACGTCACCAATGAGGACAAGCCCGGCCATATCGGCCGCCTGGGCACGCTCCTGGGCACGCTCGGCATCAATATCGCCAATTTCAACCTCGGCCGCGCCGAAATCGGCGGCGACGCCATCGCACTGGTCTCGATCGACGGTGCCCTCTCGGAGGATCAACTGACCCAGATCGCCCAGCTCGAAGGCGTCAAGCAGGCCAAAGCCCTCAAGTTCTGA
- a CDS encoding adenylosuccinate synthase, translating into MANVVVVGSQWGDEGKGKIVDWLSERADVVVRFHGGHNAGHTLVIDGVSYKLSLLPSGLVQGKLSVIGNGVVVDPHHFVAEMAKLRGQGVNITPEVLRIADNAPLILSLHRELDGLREDANSGLKIGTTRRGIGPAYEDKVGRRAIRLVDLSEPETLMPKIERLLTHHNALRRGMGLEEISANSIYEELTSIAADILPFMDQVWRVLEDKRRDGARILFEGAQGALLDNDHGTYPFVTSSNTVAGQAAAGSGLGPTAIGYVLGITKAYTTRVGEGPFPCELDDEIGEHLAVVGREVGVNTGRPRRCGWFDAVLVRQTVKTSGITGIALTKLDVLDGLKEIKICVGYELDGSRIDYLPASMGAQARVKPIYETLEGWSDTTAGARSWAELPAQAVKYVRYIEELIGAPVALLSTSPERADTILVVDPFQD; encoded by the coding sequence ATGGCGAATGTGGTTGTCGTCGGCTCGCAATGGGGCGACGAGGGCAAGGGCAAGATCGTGGACTGGCTCAGCGAGCGCGCCGACGTGGTGGTGCGCTTCCATGGCGGCCACAATGCCGGCCATACGCTGGTCATCGACGGGGTAAGCTACAAGCTGTCGCTGCTGCCTTCGGGCCTGGTGCAGGGCAAGCTATCGGTCATCGGCAATGGCGTGGTCGTGGATCCGCACCATTTCGTCGCCGAAATGGCGAAGCTGCGCGGCCAGGGCGTGAACATCACCCCCGAAGTGCTGCGCATTGCCGATAACGCGCCGCTGATTCTGTCGCTGCACCGCGAATTGGACGGCCTACGCGAGGATGCCAATTCCGGCCTCAAGATCGGCACCACCCGCCGCGGCATCGGCCCGGCCTATGAGGACAAGGTCGGCCGCCGTGCCATCCGCCTGGTCGATCTGTCCGAACCCGAAACGCTGATGCCCAAGATCGAGCGGCTGCTTACGCACCACAATGCGCTGCGCCGCGGCATGGGGCTCGAGGAAATTTCCGCCAATTCCATCTATGAAGAGCTGACCTCCATCGCCGCCGATATATTGCCTTTCATGGACCAGGTCTGGCGGGTTCTGGAAGACAAGCGCCGCGATGGCGCCCGCATCCTCTTCGAAGGCGCGCAGGGCGCCCTGCTCGACAACGATCACGGCACCTATCCCTTCGTCACCTCCTCCAACACAGTGGCGGGACAGGCGGCAGCCGGCTCGGGCCTCGGCCCCACCGCCATCGGCTATGTGCTGGGCATCACCAAGGCCTATACGACCCGCGTGGGCGAAGGCCCCTTCCCCTGCGAACTCGATGACGAGATCGGCGAGCATCTGGCCGTCGTCGGCCGCGAGGTCGGCGTCAATACCGGTCGCCCGCGCCGCTGCGGCTGGTTCGATGCCGTGCTGGTGCGCCAGACCGTCAAGACCTCCGGCATTACCGGCATTGCCCTGACCAAGCTCGACGTGCTTGACGGGCTCAAGGAGATCAAGATCTGCGTCGGCTACGAGCTGGATGGATCACGCATTGATTATTTGCCTGCCTCAATGGGGGCACAGGCGCGCGTTAAGCCCATTTACGAAACGCTGGAAGGCTGGTCGGACACGACTGCGGGTGCGCGCTCCTGGGCCGAATTGCCGGCGCAGGCCGTCAAATATGTCCGTTATATCGAAGAGCTGATCGGCGCGCCGGTGGCCCTGTTATCCACCAGTCCGGAACGGGCCGACACCATCCTTGTGGTCGACCCATTCCAAGACTGA